A genomic segment from Mycoplasmopsis arginini encodes:
- a CDS encoding ABC transporter permease, with amino-acid sequence MKTSAFKYSKFAFNTVFKKKSSIIIPTITLIVSFVLGLVFKFAISEKYLTLSSYLFVFALLITTVLFSSIKALNIFKDFEQEGLELVSLAKPISRNSLVWGKLLSLIYFGLMWSIVLFISALLSTYALYVGSNLFIYSLLFFIVGLSTYLLIGLITALISYKLNQKIAITLPLVFFIPLALGGSLLSSNATTNVNNAAYFINKKYPYHFSGNEANVEPFFINNSKDELLLIPNGSQNKTFTDKQIEYLHEVMNIANKSSNEWQIYSWLSMPYQLLDIFNFKNQNVFESISKNKFSNQDNYIYYKNLDSILFKYKLDQNVQQKKYIVSNKDGESEKYIVSGLLKSHSIIPNSINTEIIYAREGASNIDVSFPEDDSQFSAENNLVGKLKWQYVAEVLQDKSFNFIAKKFVDNFIKDKKSTETIELNKELLNAISVYVNNLDSDINQYSNSNLTLFNEHAIKEKKLQSEIERKIYFSTALLNFIYFNYHNTEIYEAMIKNPKKSNSYGDTRFEVQIAGYKYLIGGYENFEKRLFVKGGKVLIRYDLAKSDTNYLFQSSDQLFAINREKQIVNKNVYFILWAVAIGILFVAVFALYKRKDYK; translated from the coding sequence ATGAAAACATCAGCATTTAAGTACTCAAAATTTGCTTTTAATACTGTTTTTAAGAAGAAAAGTTCAATTATTATCCCTACGATAACACTAATTGTGTCGTTTGTATTGGGTTTAGTTTTTAAATTTGCTATAAGTGAAAAGTATTTAACATTATCATCTTATTTATTTGTCTTTGCTTTACTTATAACAACTGTTTTATTTTCTTCGATAAAAGCATTAAATATTTTTAAAGATTTTGAGCAAGAGGGATTAGAGCTTGTCAGCCTGGCAAAACCTATTTCCCGTAATAGTTTAGTTTGAGGAAAATTACTATCTTTAATATATTTTGGTTTAATGTGATCGATAGTTTTATTTATCTCAGCTTTATTATCAACTTACGCTTTATATGTAGGTTCTAACTTATTTATATATTCTCTTCTATTTTTTATAGTGGGATTATCAACTTATTTATTAATTGGTTTAATAACAGCTTTAATTAGTTATAAATTAAATCAAAAAATTGCTATAACTTTACCATTAGTATTCTTTATTCCATTGGCTTTAGGTGGATCTTTGCTATCTTCTAATGCAACAACCAATGTTAACAACGCTGCTTATTTTATTAATAAAAAATATCCTTATCATTTTTCTGGCAATGAAGCTAATGTTGAACCATTTTTTATTAATAATTCAAAGGATGAACTACTGTTAATTCCAAACGGATCACAAAATAAAACATTTACAGATAAACAAATTGAATATTTACATGAAGTAATGAATATTGCTAACAAATCTTCAAATGAATGACAAATATATTCTTGACTTTCAATGCCCTATCAATTACTTGACATTTTTAACTTTAAAAATCAAAACGTTTTTGAATCAATCAGTAAAAACAAGTTTTCAAATCAAGATAATTACATTTATTACAAAAATTTAGATAGTATTTTATTTAAATATAAACTAGACCAAAATGTTCAACAAAAGAAATATATTGTTTCAAATAAAGATGGAGAATCAGAAAAATATATTGTTTCAGGTTTATTGAAATCTCATTCAATAATTCCAAATAGTATAAATACTGAAATTATTTATGCTCGTGAGGGCGCTTCAAATATTGATGTTTCTTTTCCAGAAGATGATTCACAATTTTCAGCTGAAAATAATTTAGTTGGTAAATTAAAATGACAATATGTTGCAGAAGTTTTACAAGATAAATCGTTTAATTTTATCGCTAAAAAATTTGTGGATAATTTTATAAAAGATAAAAAATCAACTGAAACTATTGAATTAAATAAAGAATTATTAAACGCTATTTCTGTTTATGTAAATAACTTAGATAGTGATATTAATCAATATTCAAATTCAAATTTAACTCTATTTAATGAACATGCTATTAAAGAAAAGAAATTGCAATCTGAAATCGAAAGAAAAATTTATTTTTCAACAGCTTTATTAAACTTTATTTACTTTAATTACCACAACACAGAAATATATGAAGCAATGATTAAGAATCCTAAAAAGTCGAATTCTTACGGAGATACACGATTTGAAGTTCAAATTGCTGGTTATAAATACTTAATAGGTGGATATGAAAACTTTGAAAAAAGACTTTTTGTAAAAGGTGGAAAAGTGCTAATTAGATACGATTTAGCAAAAAGCGATACAAATTATCTTTTCCAATCTTCTGATCAGTTATTTGCAATTAATAGAGAAAAACAAATTGTAAATAAAAATGTTTACTTCATTTTATGGGCAGTTGCTATAGGAATCTTATTTGTAGCTGTATTTGCACTATACAAGAGAAAGGATTATAAATAG
- a CDS encoding ABC transporter ATP-binding protein, whose product MKNILEVINLKKIFPKTDRGIKTINFSIPEGAFHAFIGENGAGKTTTIKTIIGAYTNYEGDIRINGINIKKAEARAIIGYVPEVAIFPKELTVFEYLYNLSILSNIKKSEAEDLINKYLKLFNIENLAKDKPHTFSSGQKKKVLLIQALLNNPKLLILDEPAANLDPTARFELFSLLQKLNKEEKISILISSHVLAEIDKYVDSVTLIHNGKILYSGIKKEPLEKLFYEKVITN is encoded by the coding sequence ATGAAAAATATTTTAGAAGTTATAAATCTAAAAAAGATTTTTCCAAAAACCGACCGCGGAATTAAAACTATTAATTTTTCGATTCCAGAGGGTGCTTTTCATGCCTTCATTGGGGAAAATGGAGCTGGAAAAACAACAACTATTAAAACAATAATTGGTGCATATACAAATTATGAAGGTGATATTAGAATTAATGGGATTAATATTAAAAAGGCAGAAGCCCGTGCTATTATTGGTTATGTTCCTGAGGTTGCGATTTTTCCAAAAGAATTAACTGTGTTTGAATACTTATATAATTTATCCATTTTATCTAATATTAAAAAATCTGAGGCTGAGGATTTAATTAACAAATACTTAAAATTATTTAATATTGAAAATCTTGCAAAAGATAAACCACACACCTTTTCATCAGGACAAAAGAAAAAAGTTTTATTAATTCAAGCCTTATTGAATAATCCTAAACTTTTAATTTTAGATGAGCCTGCAGCTAATCTAGATCCAACAGCAAGATTTGAATTATTTTCTTTATTACAAAAATTAAACAAAGAAGAAAAAATATCAATCCTAATTAGTTCGCACGTATTAGCAGAAATTGATAAGTATGTGGATTCAGTAACACTTATTCATAATGGTAAAATTTTATACTCTGGAATTAAAAAAGAACCTTTAGAAAAACTATTTTATGAAAAAGTTATTACTAACTAG
- a CDS encoding aromatic motif membrane protein yields the protein MKKLLLTSLSSLILPFSAISCVNTNNNNDSNSSFEIKQKKYYYKNESINSILDFYTKNNKNKKNIYIFQQENKSDAKYNELKYAFVYDPIFIQNSVHRNGDYNYLTNKSKDIIEKSLSDDWYWVLNNLSSFKYIFNPYGDRYIAFPKEKEYFNQIKEIFKSLFVSVLDSKPTKLIKFPFQNIEKLMSKDVYTEKEAWYLIFDNNKAIKLWKYIENETPKIQILPDLLVFKNTNNIEEQLTELENLIYQKRLAEFNSDYESAKEDAEFENESFDEEAFLNKRIDKKYIEFQGIYKYNGHFVDAVNEINKEELKIYRFSMRFIDEKN from the coding sequence ATGAAAAAGTTATTACTAACTAGTTTAAGTTCGCTTATTTTACCATTCTCTGCAATAAGTTGTGTTAATACAAATAACAATAATGACAGTAACTCTTCATTTGAAATAAAACAAAAAAAATACTATTATAAAAATGAATCTATAAATTCTATATTAGATTTTTATACAAAGAATAATAAAAATAAGAAGAATATTTATATTTTTCAACAAGAAAATAAATCAGATGCAAAATATAATGAATTAAAGTACGCCTTTGTTTATGATCCTATTTTTATTCAAAATAGTGTTCATAGAAATGGAGACTATAATTATCTTACAAATAAATCTAAGGATATAATTGAAAAATCTTTATCTGATGATTGATATTGAGTATTAAATAATTTATCAAGCTTTAAATATATTTTCAATCCTTATGGAGATAGATATATTGCTTTCCCAAAAGAGAAAGAATATTTTAACCAAATTAAAGAAATATTCAAATCCCTTTTTGTATCAGTTTTAGATTCAAAGCCTACAAAATTAATTAAATTTCCTTTTCAAAATATTGAAAAATTAATGAGTAAGGATGTCTATACTGAAAAAGAAGCTTGATATCTAATATTTGATAATAACAAAGCCATAAAATTGTGAAAATATATTGAGAATGAGACACCTAAGATTCAAATCTTGCCAGATTTATTAGTATTTAAAAATACAAATAATATTGAAGAGCAATTAACCGAATTAGAAAACTTAATATATCAAAAAAGATTAGCTGAATTTAATAGTGATTATGAATCAGCAAAAGAAGATGCCGAATTTGAAAATGAATCTTTTGATGAAGAAGCTTTTTTAAATAAAAGAATTGATAAAAAATACATAGAATTTCAAGGTATATACAAATATAATGGTCACTTCGTTGATGCTGTAAATGAAATAAATAAAGAAGAATTAAAAATATATAGATTTAGTATGAGGTTTATTGATGAAAAAAATTAG
- a CDS encoding aromatic motif membrane protein — protein MKKIRKLILSSSLIMTLPIGMSLVSCINNEGNENLKNKIPKDLDYVPNIENPLEQKTNKLIENLIDINFKQDNVEKVNFLNSQKDEEALLNKAKELSNNYLKDKNEENLKLLNDFYSDNWLFVIKNIKKFNWTFLKWWTFPDLGQVKHSDEFFRQLNKQDEPDDLIFFDNNWDQLKEGDESPESPNYVFYFKKDKMLLRILIPKNKDKEGKPTLKFDRIIYFAKSRTNKVSIKLISDVVHNAIIHHNQQGYDSFEKEVIDNFGFASLGTLIIKGK, from the coding sequence ATGAAAAAAATTAGAAAATTAATTTTATCTTCTTCTTTAATTATGACATTGCCAATTGGAATGTCATTAGTTTCTTGCATCAATAATGAAGGAAATGAAAATTTAAAAAATAAAATTCCAAAAGATTTAGATTATGTCCCAAACATTGAAAACCCATTAGAACAAAAAACGAATAAACTAATCGAAAATTTGATTGATATTAATTTTAAACAAGATAATGTTGAAAAAGTTAACTTTTTAAACTCACAAAAAGACGAAGAGGCTTTATTAAATAAAGCAAAAGAACTAAGTAATAATTATCTAAAAGATAAGAATGAAGAAAACCTGAAATTATTAAATGATTTTTATTCGGATAATTGACTTTTTGTAATAAAAAATATTAAGAAATTTAATTGAACCTTTTTAAAATGATGAACTTTTCCTGATTTAGGTCAAGTAAAACATTCAGATGAATTTTTTAGACAATTAAACAAACAAGATGAACCTGATGATTTAATTTTCTTTGATAATAACTGAGATCAACTAAAAGAAGGAGATGAATCTCCAGAATCTCCAAATTACGTTTTTTACTTTAAAAAAGATAAAATGCTTTTAAGAATATTAATTCCAAAAAATAAAGATAAAGAAGGTAAGCCTACATTAAAATTTGACAGAATTATATATTTTGCAAAATCAAGAACAAATAAAGTGTCAATTAAATTGATTTCTGACGTGGTGCATAATGCAATTATTCACCACAATCAACAAGGATACGATTCTTTTGAAAAAGAAGTGATTGATAACTTTGGTTTTGCATCACTAGGAACATTAATAATTAAGGGGAAATAA
- a CDS encoding aromatic motif membrane protein, producing MKKKQNFLFLTSVLPFSMLPIAAVSCQNPNNNLNESKLSNIIQNNNKENKWDVFLKYEYVNSLLNLAFKNDSDKKAFIEKQKNISDSYLTTVKEYLLYSNNVVAMHGSNDTISSKNKVIALKEFSPELDKLFKENWLWFLFNLDRFTFALYNSFDQFQGTLESLSQDIQKNSLDLSSFNRPTTNEVLQFVVHENKTENNLEYEVHLLTKQGIILKITINTNFKDGNNPIPEENQKTDVSIFTYSYIYPSLFQNDVILQKFDLSKYVRALTLWSTSPSQRWVKILFDEEYGGAPLRFTIVYVDDKKAA from the coding sequence ATGAAAAAAAAACAAAATTTTTTATTTTTAACTTCAGTTTTACCTTTTTCAATGTTGCCTATTGCAGCGGTTTCTTGCCAAAACCCGAACAATAATTTAAATGAGTCAAAACTAAGCAACATTATTCAAAATAATAATAAAGAAAATAAGTGAGATGTCTTTCTAAAATACGAATATGTAAATTCTTTATTAAATCTTGCTTTTAAAAATGATAGTGACAAAAAGGCTTTTATTGAAAAACAAAAGAACATTAGTGATAGTTATTTAACAACCGTTAAAGAATATTTACTCTACAGTAATAATGTTGTTGCTATGCATGGCTCAAATGATACTATCTCTTCAAAAAATAAAGTTATTGCATTAAAAGAATTTAGCCCTGAGCTTGACAAATTATTCAAAGAAAACTGACTATGATTCTTATTTAACCTTGATAGATTTACTTTTGCATTATACAACTCATTTGATCAATTTCAAGGAACTTTGGAATCACTAAGTCAAGATATTCAAAAGAATAGTCTAGACTTAAGTTCATTTAACAGACCTACAACGAATGAAGTTTTACAGTTTGTAGTACACGAAAACAAAACTGAAAATAATTTAGAATATGAAGTTCACTTACTAACAAAACAAGGAATTATTTTAAAGATTACAATTAACACTAATTTTAAAGATGGTAACAATCCTATTCCCGAAGAAAATCAAAAAACTGATGTTTCTATTTTTACATATTCATACATTTATCCTTCATTGTTTCAAAATGATGTAATATTGCAAAAATTTGATTTATCAAAATATGTTAGAGCTTTGACATTATGATCTACTTCTCCTTCACAAAGATGAGTTAAAATTTTATTTGATGAAGAGTATGGTGGTGCACCATTAAGATTTACGATTGTTTATGTAGATGATAAAAAAGCAGCCTAG